One genomic window of Lagenorhynchus albirostris chromosome 17, mLagAlb1.1, whole genome shotgun sequence includes the following:
- the SCX gene encoding basic helix-loop-helix transcription factor scleraxis, whose protein sequence is MSFAMLRSAPPGRYLYPEVSPLSEDEDRGSESSGSDEKPCRVHAARCGLQGARRRAGGRRAGGGGPGPGGRPGREPRQRHTANARERDRTNSVNTAFTALRTLIPTEPADRKLSKIETLRLASSYISHLGNVLLVGEACGDGQPCHSGPAFFHAARSGSPPPPPPPPPARDGENAQPKQICTFCLSNQRKLSKDRDRKTAIRS, encoded by the exons ATGTCCTTCGCGATGCTGCGCTCGGCACCGCCCGGCCGCTACCTGTACCCCGAGGTGAGCCCGCTGTCGGAGGACGAGGACCGCGGCAGCGAGAGTTCGGGCTCCGACGAGAAGCCCTGCCGCGTGCACGCGGCGCGCTGTGGCCTCCAGGGCGCCCGAAGACGGGCCGGGGGCCGGCGGGCGGGGGGCGGCGGCCCGGGGCCTGGGGGGCGGCCGGGCCGCGAGCCCCGACAGCGGCACACGGCGAACGCGCGCGAGCGGGACCGGACGAACAGCGTGAACACGGCCTTCACGGCGCTGCGCACGCTCATCCCCACCGAGCCGGCCGACCGCAAGCTCTCCAAGATCGAGACCCTGCGCCTGGCCTCCAGCTACATCTCGCACCTGGGCAACGTGTTGCTGGTGGGTGAGGCCTGCGGCGACGGGCAACCCTGCCACTCGGGGCCCGCCTTCTTCCACGCGGCGCGCTCTGGCAGCCCTccacccccgccgcccccgccccccgcccgcgACGGCGAGAACGCCCAGCCCAAACAGATCTGCACCTTCTGCCTCAGCAACCAAAGAAAGTTG AGCAAGGACCGAGACAGAAAGACGGCGATTCGGAGTTAG